The proteins below come from a single Sphingomicrobium sediminis genomic window:
- a CDS encoding tetratricopeptide repeat protein, whose product MNKGQMKTAIAAMAIAGALSACSTSDAQYAGFGGKVDNQNIGLAMRAQSALVENNTAEAVSLAERAVEASPLDAGFRTLLGNAYFADGRFASAEAAYRDSLMILPSQPDVALKLALVQIGQGKQAQALTGLERARGYVNAADLGLAVALAGRPEVAVDMLEQAARSPAADARTRQNLALAHALTGDWTQARAIAAQDVPADQLEARLQGWMGMAQANHPSVRVAQIVGVTPAMSDPGQPIKLALNKDMEQPRYAQLAPQTAPAAPVAAPVAAPVATAAAEPTYAPTMEGVSDTPIALQPAPVAFTRVSDIPVRDVDLVELPAESVAAADTTEAAPAFEADPIAPVAIAAAAVAEVKAPTPKPGLSTDATRLTESVRSIREKEKVAANASRSVVQLGAYFKREHLANGWNLATKGYAPLASYQPMAARFEHDGKVYYRLAAHGFASDEAARDFCMDVKRAGGECWVRSMAGDAPFAQAKRD is encoded by the coding sequence ATGAACAAGGGACAGATGAAAACGGCGATCGCAGCGATGGCCATTGCCGGTGCGCTCAGCGCTTGCAGCACGAGCGATGCCCAATATGCGGGCTTCGGTGGAAAGGTCGATAACCAGAATATCGGTCTGGCCATGCGCGCCCAGTCGGCGCTCGTCGAGAACAACACCGCCGAAGCGGTGAGCCTCGCCGAGCGTGCCGTCGAAGCGAGCCCGCTCGATGCCGGTTTCCGCACGCTGCTGGGCAATGCCTATTTCGCCGATGGCCGTTTCGCCTCGGCCGAGGCCGCCTATCGCGACTCGCTCATGATCCTGCCGTCGCAGCCCGACGTCGCCCTCAAGCTCGCGCTGGTCCAGATTGGCCAGGGCAAGCAGGCGCAGGCCCTGACGGGTCTCGAACGCGCTCGCGGTTACGTCAACGCCGCCGACCTTGGCCTTGCCGTCGCGCTTGCCGGTCGTCCGGAAGTTGCCGTCGACATGCTCGAACAGGCCGCGCGCAGCCCGGCTGCCGATGCCCGTACCCGCCAGAACCTCGCCCTTGCGCATGCGCTGACGGGTGACTGGACGCAGGCCCGTGCCATCGCGGCGCAGGACGTGCCGGCCGACCAGCTCGAGGCTCGCCTCCAGGGCTGGATGGGCATGGCGCAGGCCAACCATCCGTCGGTCCGTGTCGCCCAGATTGTCGGCGTGACGCCGGCGATGAGCGACCCGGGTCAGCCGATCAAGCTGGCGCTCAACAAGGATATGGAACAGCCGCGTTATGCACAGCTGGCTCCCCAGACTGCGCCAGCCGCGCCAGTCGCTGCCCCCGTGGCCGCTCCGGTTGCGACCGCCGCTGCCGAGCCGACCTATGCACCGACGATGGAGGGTGTCTCCGACACTCCTATCGCGCTGCAGCCGGCACCGGTCGCCTTCACCCGTGTGAGCGACATTCCGGTCCGCGATGTCGATCTGGTCGAACTGCCCGCCGAATCGGTCGCGGCTGCCGACACGACCGAAGCCGCGCCGGCCTTCGAAGCCGACCCGATCGCGCCGGTGGCCATTGCCGCTGCTGCGGTTGCCGAGGTCAAGGCTCCGACGCCCAAGCCCGGTCTCAGCACCGATGCGACGCGCCTGACCGAATCGGTCCGCTCGATCCGCGAAAAGGAAAAGGTCGCCGCCAATGCCAGCCGCTCGGTCGTGCAGCTCGGCGCCTATTTCAAGCGCGAGCATCTCGCCAATGGCTGGAACCTCGCGACCAAGGGCTATGCCCCGCTCGCCAGCTACCAGCCGATGGCCGCGCGCTTCGAGCATGACGGCAAGGTCTACTACCGTCTCGCCGCGCATGGCTTTGCCAGCGACGAGGCGGCCCGCGATTTCTGCATGGACGTCAAGCGCGCCGGTGGCGAATGCTGGGTCCGTTCGATGGCCGGCGACGCACCGTTCGCCCAGGCCAAGCGCGACTAG
- the miaA gene encoding tRNA (adenosine(37)-N6)-dimethylallyltransferase MiaA, translating into MVKAKPPLALIAGPTASGKSELALRLAEKVGGMVINADSAQIYRDLSIVAASPDADEKARAPHRLYGVRDGAEPCSAADWATLAKEAIAEAREDGLTPILVGGTGLYLRTLLDGIAPVPDIESDIREAIRATDTATNYAALRNEDSAAAERLNAGDTTRIARALEVVRSTGKPLSYWQARKEGGIGDQVELHVIILTPPRDWLAERCDRRFVKMVDEGALDEVQTLLDRKLDPALPVMRAIGVPELAAYLSGDTSLDEAIAAGQLSTRQYMKRQYTWFRNQPPAHWPRFEQPLDDEAALAEALAQLTPSA; encoded by the coding sequence ATGGTCAAGGCAAAACCTCCTCTCGCCCTCATTGCGGGTCCGACCGCCAGCGGCAAGTCCGAACTGGCGCTGCGCCTTGCCGAGAAGGTTGGTGGGATGGTCATCAATGCAGACAGCGCGCAAATCTATCGCGACCTGTCGATTGTCGCAGCCAGTCCCGACGCGGACGAAAAGGCCCGCGCGCCGCATCGCCTCTATGGCGTCCGCGACGGTGCAGAGCCATGCAGTGCGGCAGACTGGGCGACTTTGGCAAAGGAAGCGATCGCCGAGGCACGCGAAGACGGCCTGACGCCCATCCTCGTTGGCGGGACGGGATTGTACCTGCGCACCCTGCTCGACGGCATCGCGCCGGTACCGGACATCGAAAGCGATATCCGCGAAGCGATCCGGGCCACCGACACCGCCACCAACTACGCCGCGCTTCGTAATGAAGACTCTGCCGCCGCCGAACGCCTGAATGCCGGCGATACGACCCGCATCGCCCGCGCGCTCGAAGTAGTGCGCTCGACCGGCAAACCACTTTCCTATTGGCAGGCGCGCAAGGAAGGCGGGATCGGGGATCAGGTGGAGTTGCACGTCATCATTTTGACGCCGCCGCGCGATTGGCTCGCCGAGCGATGCGACCGTCGCTTCGTTAAGATGGTCGATGAAGGCGCGCTTGATGAAGTGCAGACCCTCCTTGATCGCAAGCTCGACCCTGCCCTGCCCGTCATGCGCGCCATCGGCGTACCCGAGCTTGCCGCTTACCTATCAGGTGACACGTCGCTCGATGAGGCTATCGCCGCAGGCCAATTGTCGACGCGCCAATATATGAAGCGCCAGTATACCTGGTTCCGCAACCAGCCGCCCGCGCATTGGCCGCGCTTCGAGCAGCCGCTCGACGATGAAGCCGCGCTGGCCGAGGCCCTAGCCCAGCTCACCCCCAGCGCGTAG
- a CDS encoding ParA family protein — MRVLAMASQKGGSGKTTISGHLAVQAQRAGHGPVCLIDIDPQGSLADWWNEREDEMPAFAQTTVARLASDLEVLRQQGFKLAVIDTPPAITMAIQSVIAVAELVVIPTRPSPHDLRAVGATVDLCDRAGKPALFVVNAATPKAKITYEAAVALSQHGTVAPVTVHHRTDFAASMIDGRTVMEIDPEGRSAQEITELWNYVADRLEKNFRRTVFAAPGVGGGAQAGGQPANPRPVGGFGRRVVG, encoded by the coding sequence ATGCGCGTTTTGGCTATGGCATCTCAGAAGGGTGGATCGGGCAAGACCACCATTTCGGGCCATCTTGCGGTTCAGGCTCAGCGAGCCGGCCACGGTCCGGTCTGTCTCATCGACATCGATCCGCAGGGGTCGCTGGCCGACTGGTGGAACGAACGCGAGGATGAAATGCCCGCCTTCGCCCAGACCACGGTTGCGCGTCTTGCAAGCGATCTGGAAGTCCTGCGCCAGCAGGGCTTCAAGCTGGCTGTCATCGATACGCCGCCGGCGATCACCATGGCGATCCAGTCGGTCATCGCGGTGGCCGAGCTCGTCGTCATTCCGACGCGTCCCAGCCCGCACGATCTGCGCGCCGTCGGCGCCACGGTCGACCTGTGCGACCGCGCCGGCAAGCCTGCCTTGTTCGTCGTGAACGCCGCGACCCCCAAGGCCAAGATCACCTACGAAGCGGCAGTCGCGCTGTCGCAGCACGGCACCGTTGCCCCGGTTACCGTTCACCATCGCACCGATTTTGCCGCCTCGATGATCGACGGCCGCACGGTGATGGAGATCGATCCCGAAGGCCGCAGCGCCCAGGAAATCACCGAATTGTGGAACTATGTCGCCGACCGGCTGGAAAAGAATTTCCGCCGCACCGTGTTCGCCGCCCCCGGCGTTGGCGGTGGCGCCCAGGCGGGTGGCCAGCCGGCCAATCCGCGTCCTGTCGGCGGCTTCGGTCGCCGGGTTGTCGGCTAA
- a CDS encoding DUF3089 domain-containing protein, producing the protein MAARIFLYIIAGITLLIVGGAFIFYLYGDRVLAEQAMPKVEFTAPPPEEAPLYADIDSWWTRPDRSPNLADWEPEPAPVMQDTPMIAESGEATDEVAAPASTPAAPEMTRNRPVAVFFIHPTTYLKTDRWNAEMDLEGFERTRTELFVKSQASVFAELGRVWTPKYRQAAFGAFLSQEPDAQAALGVAYEDLQAAFDIFLEQNPVGPIIVAGHSQGGLHALHLLADYREQLAGRLLAAYVVGWPIDMEADLPATGLPACSTRNEAACLMSWLTFGDPPNAGLVLREWLTAEGYEGIERDRERLVCTNPLTGGEDREAMPIENPGLLIPEDDLESAVLLPGSVGARCERGLLLLNGEIPELGPYVLPGNNYHVYDYALFWGAIREDVAARFDAWPQ; encoded by the coding sequence ATGGCAGCGCGTATTTTCCTCTACATCATCGCCGGTATCACGCTTCTGATCGTGGGCGGCGCCTTCATCTTCTATCTCTACGGTGACCGGGTGTTGGCCGAGCAGGCCATGCCCAAGGTCGAGTTCACCGCCCCGCCGCCCGAAGAGGCGCCGCTTTATGCGGATATCGACAGCTGGTGGACCCGGCCCGACCGCAGCCCGAATCTCGCCGATTGGGAGCCCGAGCCCGCGCCGGTCATGCAGGACACGCCGATGATCGCCGAAAGCGGCGAGGCAACCGACGAGGTCGCGGCCCCTGCCTCGACGCCTGCGGCGCCCGAGATGACGCGCAACCGTCCCGTCGCAGTCTTCTTCATCCACCCCACCACCTATCTCAAGACCGACCGCTGGAATGCGGAAATGGACCTTGAGGGCTTCGAGCGCACGCGGACCGAATTGTTCGTGAAGAGCCAGGCCAGCGTGTTTGCCGAGCTGGGTCGGGTCTGGACGCCCAAATATCGACAGGCCGCCTTTGGTGCCTTCCTGAGCCAAGAGCCCGATGCGCAGGCCGCGCTGGGCGTCGCCTATGAAGACCTCCAGGCCGCATTCGACATCTTCCTCGAACAGAATCCGGTCGGCCCGATCATCGTCGCCGGTCATAGCCAGGGCGGCCTTCATGCGCTGCACCTCCTCGCTGATTATCGCGAGCAGCTCGCGGGCCGTCTCCTTGCTGCCTATGTCGTCGGTTGGCCGATCGACATGGAGGCCGATTTGCCGGCGACCGGCCTGCCCGCCTGTTCGACCCGCAACGAGGCCGCATGCCTGATGAGCTGGCTGACCTTTGGCGATCCGCCCAATGCCGGCCTCGTGCTGCGCGAATGGCTCACGGCCGAGGGGTATGAAGGCATCGAGCGCGACCGCGAACGGCTGGTGTGCACCAACCCGCTGACCGGCGGCGAGGATCGCGAGGCCATGCCGATCGAAAATCCCGGGCTGCTCATTCCCGAGGATGATCTCGAAAGCGCCGTCCTGCTACCGGGTTCGGTCGGCGCGCGCTGCGAGCGCGGGCTGCTCCTTCTCAATGGCGAGATCCCCGAGCTTGGGCCCTACGTGCTGCCGGGCAACAATTATCACGTCTACGATTATGCCCTCTTCTGGGGGGCGATCCGGGAGGATGTCGCGGCAAGGTTCGACGCGTGGCCGCAATAG
- the ruvX gene encoding Holliday junction resolvase RuvX, translating into MGLDVGTKTIGVASCDAAWSFAGPVETMKRGKFTHDLAKLTTMVESGGIKGIVVGLPLNMDGSDSPRTQSTRAFARNLAPLGLPVLLWDERWSTMAVEKAMIDADVSRAKRAEKVDAMAAAHILQGAIDALVNIADAD; encoded by the coding sequence ATGGGGCTCGACGTCGGAACCAAGACGATCGGCGTTGCCAGCTGCGATGCGGCCTGGAGCTTTGCCGGCCCTGTCGAGACGATGAAGCGCGGCAAGTTTACCCATGACCTCGCCAAACTGACGACCATGGTCGAATCGGGCGGGATCAAGGGCATCGTGGTCGGCCTGCCGCTCAACATGGACGGCAGCGACAGCCCGCGCACCCAGTCGACCCGTGCCTTCGCCCGCAATCTGGCGCCATTGGGACTGCCCGTTCTCCTTTGGGACGAGCGCTGGTCGACCATGGCGGTGGAGAAAGCGATGATCGATGCCGACGTGAGCCGCGCCAAGCGCGCCGAAAAGGTCGATGCCATGGCCGCCGCGCACATCCTGCAGGGCGCCATCGACGCGCTGGTCAATATCGCCGACGCGGATTAA
- the gatC gene encoding Asp-tRNA(Asn)/Glu-tRNA(Gln) amidotransferase subunit GatC, translated as MSVTIDQVRHIANLARIQLSDEDAERLLPELNNILDWVEQLGEVDTDGVEPLATVVDQQMRLREDKVTDGDIRDKVLSNAPEPQHGFFGVPKVIE; from the coding sequence ATGTCTGTCACCATCGATCAGGTGCGCCACATCGCCAATTTGGCGCGCATCCAACTTTCCGACGAAGACGCCGAACGGCTGCTTCCCGAACTCAACAACATCCTCGACTGGGTCGAGCAGCTGGGCGAAGTCGATACGGACGGCGTCGAGCCGCTCGCGACCGTCGTCGACCAGCAGATGCGCCTTCGCGAGGACAAGGTCACGGATGGCGATATCCGCGACAAGGTCCTGTCCAACGCGCCTGAGCCGCAGCACGGCTTTTTCGGCGTCCCGAAGGTGATCGAGTAG
- the ilvC gene encoding ketol-acid reductoisomerase — translation MDIIRDDAIDPAPLAGKRVAIIGYGNQGRAQALNLADSGIDLVIGLREGSDTFDKVRADGLTPVNIEDAPKGAALTMMLVPDEQMTGIYGVIEPALEHGSALGFSHGLAEHFGYIDPREDLDVILVAPKGPGTALRQLYTEGKGMPALWAVSTDKSGKAKQIALAYGKAIGCARAGLIASSFEEECVADLFNEQAVVWGGVPALLLAGYETLVEAGYSEEVAYFECITELKLLADLIEARGIAGMREAISNTAELGAVLGGPAIVDFPVRKRMREILKSVQQGEFAAQLAEEAAEGYPLLKKMRAEAGDHASEVTLAKLARLSPNKPSSD, via the coding sequence ATGGACATCATTCGCGACGACGCCATCGATCCCGCGCCACTGGCAGGCAAGCGTGTGGCCATCATTGGCTATGGCAACCAAGGCCGGGCGCAGGCGCTCAACCTTGCCGATAGCGGCATCGACCTGGTCATCGGCCTTCGCGAAGGCAGCGACACGTTCGACAAGGTCCGCGCCGACGGTCTCACCCCGGTCAATATCGAGGATGCGCCCAAGGGTGCCGCGCTGACGATGATGCTGGTGCCCGACGAGCAGATGACGGGCATTTACGGCGTGATCGAACCCGCGCTCGAACATGGCAGCGCGCTGGGCTTCAGTCACGGCCTCGCCGAGCATTTCGGCTATATCGATCCGCGCGAGGATCTCGATGTCATCCTGGTCGCACCAAAGGGGCCCGGCACAGCCCTTCGCCAGCTTTATACCGAGGGCAAAGGCATGCCCGCTCTGTGGGCAGTGTCGACCGACAAATCCGGCAAGGCCAAGCAAATCGCCCTCGCCTACGGCAAGGCGATCGGATGCGCGCGCGCCGGTCTCATCGCCTCCTCGTTCGAGGAGGAATGCGTCGCCGACCTGTTCAACGAGCAGGCCGTGGTTTGGGGCGGCGTCCCGGCCCTATTGCTGGCCGGGTACGAGACATTGGTCGAGGCAGGCTATTCCGAAGAAGTTGCCTATTTCGAATGCATCACCGAATTGAAGCTGCTCGCCGACCTCATCGAGGCGCGGGGCATTGCGGGTATGCGCGAGGCGATCAGCAATACGGCCGAACTTGGCGCCGTGCTCGGCGGGCCCGCCATCGTGGATTTTCCGGTACGCAAGCGCATGCGCGAAATCCTGAAGAGCGTGCAGCAAGGCGAGTTCGCCGCCCAGCTCGCCGAAGAGGCGGCCGAAGGATATCCCCTACTCAAGAAAATGCGTGCCGAAGCGGGCGATCACGCGTCAGAGGTCACCTTGGCAAAGCTGGCGCGATTGTCGCCGAACAAGCCCTCTTCCGACTGA
- a CDS encoding SPOR domain-containing protein has translation MRRSIMTAALIALASPAIAQNAQPAPTVAEGVAAWRGGNENRAVEIWTPLAEAGNPQAQFHLGQAYRLGRGVAQPDTARARTLFEQAARQGHLGARTNLGLILYSDGNRVGGLRWLRGAADRGEPRAMLVYGTALFNGDQLERDYVTGYALVSRAAAQGLAPASTTLAQMDEVLPLEQRTAGVRLAQRLATGDAKLSDLLGDEDVQMASVDPVPPAQSPATTPARRPTVQTAEPNATRPPARPAAPTSPAPAPAANPASGWTVQLGAFSREGGAQSLYRQLSGLPVFAGKQPIYQKSGNVTRLRVGPFASAVEAKRACDVMASRGQACFAVAP, from the coding sequence ATGCGCCGTTCCATCATGACTGCAGCCCTGATCGCGCTGGCCAGCCCGGCCATTGCACAAAATGCGCAGCCGGCCCCCACGGTGGCCGAGGGCGTGGCTGCCTGGCGCGGCGGAAACGAGAATCGCGCGGTCGAAATCTGGACGCCGCTGGCTGAGGCCGGCAATCCGCAGGCGCAATTCCATCTCGGCCAGGCCTATCGCCTGGGGCGCGGTGTCGCCCAGCCGGATACGGCGCGGGCGCGCACCCTGTTCGAGCAGGCGGCGCGCCAGGGTCATCTCGGCGCCCGCACCAATCTCGGCCTCATTCTCTACAGCGATGGCAATCGCGTCGGCGGCCTGCGCTGGCTGCGCGGGGCGGCCGATCGCGGCGAACCGCGTGCCATGCTCGTCTACGGCACCGCCTTGTTCAATGGTGATCAGCTCGAGCGCGATTATGTGACCGGCTATGCGCTGGTGAGCCGCGCTGCGGCACAGGGCCTTGCCCCGGCCTCGACCACGCTCGCGCAAATGGACGAGGTGCTTCCGCTCGAGCAGCGCACCGCCGGTGTCCGCCTGGCGCAGCGCCTCGCCACGGGCGATGCCAAGCTGTCCGACCTGCTGGGCGACGAAGACGTGCAGATGGCGTCGGTCGATCCGGTCCCGCCGGCGCAATCGCCCGCGACCACGCCAGCCCGTCGCCCGACCGTCCAGACTGCCGAACCCAATGCCACCCGGCCGCCGGCCCGCCCTGCAGCACCGACCTCTCCCGCACCTGCCCCCGCAGCCAATCCGGCCAGCGGATGGACCGTGCAGCTTGGAGCGTTCTCGCGTGAAGGCGGGGCACAGAGCCTCTATCGCCAGCTTTCGGGCCTGCCCGTTTTCGCCGGAAAACAGCCGATTTACCAGAAGAGCGGAAATGTGACGCGCCTGCGGGTAGGGCCCTTCGCCAGCGCAGTGGAAGCCAAGCGGGCCTGCGACGTCATGGCGTCGCGCGGACAGGCCTGTTTCGCGGTCGCGCCTTAG
- a CDS encoding aspartate carbamoyltransferase catalytic subunit, which produces MDLISADNLSDEQLDRILGQAEHWLEANREGHKRHDLLDGRNVVMAFFEPSTRTMLSFDLAAQRLGAMVTTLPVGMSSVTKGESLADTALTIDAMRPDIFVMRHSEPGAPEQVAELMDADVVNAGDGTGQHPTQGLLDVATIRHHFGRVEGLKVAICGDIRHSRVANSTRQLLDRLGAEVRLAGPAALMPEGHDCDGIDEAVRGADVVMMLRIQRERLEADLGDKPGEYLSRYGLTAERFGTAASGAVVMHPGPMNRGVEIDGELADSEHSLITLQVEMGVATRMAVLDLVTENRRNA; this is translated from the coding sequence ATGGACCTCATCAGCGCCGACAATCTGAGCGACGAACAGCTCGACCGAATCCTCGGCCAGGCCGAACATTGGCTCGAAGCCAATCGCGAAGGCCATAAGCGCCACGATTTGCTCGACGGACGCAATGTCGTCATGGCCTTTTTCGAGCCCTCGACCCGCACCATGCTGAGCTTCGACCTCGCGGCCCAGCGCCTGGGTGCGATGGTCACGACACTACCCGTCGGCATGAGTTCGGTGACCAAGGGCGAAAGCCTTGCCGACACAGCGCTCACCATCGACGCCATGCGGCCCGACATCTTCGTCATGAGGCATAGCGAACCGGGTGCGCCCGAACAGGTCGCCGAGCTGATGGACGCCGATGTCGTGAATGCGGGCGACGGCACCGGCCAGCACCCCACACAAGGGCTGCTCGACGTTGCCACCATCCGCCATCATTTTGGCCGCGTGGAAGGCCTCAAGGTCGCGATCTGCGGTGACATCCGCCACAGCCGCGTTGCCAACTCCACCCGCCAATTACTCGATCGCCTTGGCGCCGAGGTCCGCCTTGCCGGTCCCGCAGCGTTGATGCCGGAAGGCCATGATTGCGACGGGATCGACGAAGCGGTGAGAGGTGCCGACGTCGTCATGATGCTGCGGATCCAGCGCGAACGTCTCGAAGCCGACCTTGGCGACAAGCCGGGCGAATATCTGAGCCGCTATGGCCTCACGGCCGAGCGTTTCGGGACCGCCGCCAGTGGCGCGGTCGTCATGCATCCCGGCCCCATGAATCGCGGCGTGGAAATCGATGGCGAGCTCGCCGACAGCGAGCATTCGCTGATCACGCTGCAGGTCGAAATGGGGGTCGCAACGCGAATGGCGGTCCTCGATCTGGTGACCGAGAACCGCCGAAACGCGTAA
- a CDS encoding outer membrane protein, which yields MKKIVLGAGVALASLIAASPAAAQLAPSGPRVELQVGYDEGRGEAVDPDTLEPFSYSEENVYAGIGLGYDFSLGVVALGVDLEVGANDFEDSYSFMDNGDFVEAFAENESDVYLGARVTVPVGTKLDLYAKVGVNRITDRLELVTDDGEDLIFSSFTSETDGIRVGAGGRYRIGGGAYIGAEYRYGNYENDLEKHQVVGSVGYQF from the coding sequence ATGAAGAAGATCGTTCTGGGCGCCGGTGTCGCGCTGGCCAGCCTCATCGCCGCCAGCCCGGCCGCCGCTCAGCTTGCCCCTTCGGGCCCGCGCGTCGAATTGCAGGTCGGATATGACGAAGGCCGCGGCGAAGCCGTCGACCCTGATACGCTCGAACCGTTCAGCTATAGCGAAGAGAATGTCTATGCCGGTATCGGCCTTGGCTATGACTTCTCGCTCGGCGTCGTTGCGCTGGGTGTCGATCTCGAAGTCGGTGCCAACGATTTCGAAGACAGCTATTCGTTCATGGACAATGGCGATTTCGTCGAGGCCTTCGCGGAGAATGAAAGCGACGTCTATCTCGGCGCGCGCGTGACCGTGCCCGTCGGCACCAAGCTCGACCTTTATGCCAAGGTCGGTGTGAACCGCATCACCGACCGTCTCGAGCTCGTGACCGACGACGGTGAAGACCTGATCTTCAGCAGCTTCACGTCGGAGACCGATGGTATCCGCGTCGGGGCGGGCGGTCGCTATCGCATCGGTGGCGGCGCTTATATCGGTGCCGAATATCGCTACGGCAATTATGAGAACGACCTTGAAAAGCATCAGGTCGTCGGTTCGGTCGGCTATCAGTTCTAG
- the serB gene encoding phosphoserine phosphatase SerB, whose protein sequence is MTISTLIAAGRLEASRVARIAAGTEWRWLDEGDAAEVDQALGAFDEIDVIQRPDDFAPRLFLADMDSTMIGQECIDELAAEAGVGDRVADITERAMRGELDFKGALRERLALLEGLDSGVIDHLLATRIVPNPGARTLVQTLKAKGVRCVLVSGGFTAFADVIGERLGFDRVVSNRLGISDGKLTGKVEGQIVDGNVKLAVLEVERAKVGEGGVIAIGDGANDLPMLEAANLGVAYRAKPRVAAAADARIDYGDLTALLWGLGIPCAAWVTD, encoded by the coding sequence TTGACCATTTCGACGCTGATAGCAGCCGGGAGGCTGGAGGCCAGCCGTGTCGCGCGAATTGCGGCGGGGACCGAGTGGCGCTGGCTTGATGAGGGCGATGCCGCCGAAGTGGATCAGGCGCTTGGCGCCTTCGATGAAATCGACGTGATCCAGCGCCCCGACGATTTCGCGCCGCGCCTCTTCCTTGCCGACATGGACAGCACCATGATCGGGCAGGAATGTATCGACGAACTGGCCGCCGAGGCGGGGGTGGGTGACCGCGTCGCCGACATCACCGAGCGAGCAATGCGCGGCGAGCTGGACTTCAAAGGGGCGTTACGGGAACGGCTGGCCTTGCTTGAGGGGCTGGATTCCGGCGTTATCGACCATCTGCTGGCGACGCGGATCGTCCCGAACCCCGGCGCGCGGACGCTGGTGCAAACCTTGAAAGCCAAGGGCGTGCGATGCGTCTTGGTCTCAGGCGGCTTCACAGCCTTTGCCGATGTGATCGGTGAGCGGCTCGGTTTCGACCGTGTCGTGTCCAACAGGCTCGGCATTTCCGACGGGAAGCTCACGGGTAAAGTCGAGGGCCAGATCGTCGATGGCAATGTGAAGTTGGCGGTGCTCGAAGTAGAACGCGCGAAGGTGGGCGAGGGGGGCGTCATCGCAATCGGTGACGGGGCCAACGACCTGCCCATGCTGGAAGCAGCCAATCTGGGCGTGGCCTATCGTGCCAAGCCGCGTGTTGCCGCTGCTGCCGATGCACGCATCGACTATGGCGATTTGACGGCCTTGCTTTGGGGGCTCGGCATCCCCTGCGCCGCGTGGGTAACCGACTAA